The following are from one region of the Lepeophtheirus salmonis chromosome 8, UVic_Lsal_1.4, whole genome shotgun sequence genome:
- the LOC121123029 gene encoding protein Skeletor, isoforms B/C, whose amino-acid sequence MEFLFKTVLLSFFLLDLSFGAQNISRTADEQSKSKRQADEEDSNTIDVIYVGDFKFAEHNVKGDVYIYNESSIIIDDFIYDGQGPGVYINVATKGNSRSEYMENRIVVDFPIEDPSPIERRFDHERLYIDLPPSVKATDVKWLSIWCEIFGISFGDVEFPEVEL is encoded by the exons ATGGAATTTCTTTTTAAG acaGTCCTTCTCTCCTTTTTCCTTTTGGATTTGAGTTTTGGAGCTCAAAATATATCAAGGACCGCCGATGAACAAAGTAAATCCAAACGACAAGCAGATGAAGAAGATTCCAACACCATAGATGTAATCTATGTAGGAGATTTCAAGTTTGCAGAACACAATGTCAAAGGGGATGTCTACATCTACAACGAATCATCCATCATCATTGATGATTTCATTTATGATGGTCAAGGGCCCGGTGTTTACATCAATGTTG cCACCAAAGGAAACAGTAGGTCTGAGTATATGGAAAATCGGATTGTAGTTGACTTTCCCATTGAGGATCCTTCTCCCATTGAGAGAAGATTCGACCATGAAAGACTCTATATCGACTTGCCTCCAAGTGTTAAGGCAACTGATGTCAAATGGTTATCCATTTGGTGtgaaatatttggaattagtTTCGGGGATGTGGAGTTCCCTGAGGTTGAACTCTAG